In Archocentrus centrarchus isolate MPI-CPG fArcCen1 chromosome 21, fArcCen1, whole genome shotgun sequence, the following are encoded in one genomic region:
- the tgfbr2l gene encoding TGF-beta receptor type-2 isoform X1: MMAQRRTVWTGLLVLLTARLPVIIQSLSHLSFNACKWCEASSPVCKDSICFSNCNLTSFCTATEEICIAIWRKTNDTMTVHTMCHHPKLLLDSVDPELLLTFTSRECHMVPQPADDAMMVCGCRGEHECNDKLVFDKGANGFSRLQSKDVIPVVVVSLVPPILVAIAAIAAFYFYRIRRPDKPAPSACPDWPAKRTPELYQALDLPCGGLGAQGEGGGGGVTDAEGDESNTKVQPLNNDTVSGMTDWQGQPAELLPIKLDVLVGKGRFAEVWRGRLLQGEKGGVNSYETVAVKVFPALEYASWRNECSIFADPELQHDNVVQFLAAEERGLSGHTPRTYWLVLAYHSLGNLQDFLTANILSWEELVVMAGSIAKGLAHLHSDTTPSGLPKVPVAHRDLKSSNIVVKSRKECALCDFGLALRLDLSLTVDDYANSGQVGTARYMAPEVLESRVNLEDLEAFKQMDVYSMALVLWEMASRCHSIGEVKSYEPAFGSKVCEQPCVDSMRDLVLRDRGRPDIPPAWMQHQGMNIFCSTITECWDHDPEARLTAHCVVERFSALELAEDDERVGGEEEEEEEEGRQE, encoded by the exons ATGATGGCTCAGCGCCGGACGGTTTGGACCGGGCTCCTCGTCCTCCTGACTGCCC GTCTTCCAGTCATTATCCAGTCTTTAAGCCACCTGAGCTTCAATGCATGCAAGTGGTGTGAGGCGTCCAGTCCAGTGTGCAAAGACAGCATCTGCTTTAGTAACTGCAACTTGACCTCTTTCTGTACCGCCACCGAAGAGATCTGCATTGCTATATG GAGGAAGACAAATGACACAATGACGGTGCACACGATGTGTCACCACCCAAAGCTGCTACTGGATAGTGTTGAccctgagctgctgctgaccttcaCTTCCAGGGAGTGTCACATGGTCCCACAGCCTGCAGATGATGCCATGATGGTCTGTGGATGCCGGGGTGAACACGAATGTAACGACAAACTTGTCTTCGACAAGGGAGCCAATG GATTCTCACGGCTCCAAAGTAAGGATGTGATCCCCGTGGTGGTGGTTAGTTTGGTGCCTCCTATCCTGGTGGCTATAGCTGCCATTGCTGCCTTCTATTTCTACCGCATACGCCGTCCTGACAAACCAGCTCCATCTGCATGCCCCGACTGGCCCGCCAAACGCACCCCTGAGCTCTACCAGGCCTTGGACCTACCATGTGGTGGCCTGGGTGCTCAGGgagaaggtggaggaggaggtgtgacAGATGCCGAAGGGGATGAGTCTAACACCAAGGTGCAACCTCTTAACAATGACACTGTCAGTGGTATGACCGATTGGCAGGGCCAACCGGCTGAACTGCTGCCTATCAAACTAGATGTGCTGGTGGGGAAGGGGCGCTTTGCTGAAGTGTGGAGGGGACGCCTGCTACAGGGTGAGAAAGGTGGCGTTAACAGTTACGAAACCGTGGCAGTGAAGGTGTTTCCAGCCTTGGAGTACGCCTCATGGAGAAACGAGTGCTCCATCTTTGCTGACCCTGAGCTACAGCATGACAATGTGGTTCAGTTCTTAGCAGCTGAGGAAAGGGGCCTGTCAGGCCACACCCCCCGCACCTACTGGCTGGTTTTGGCCTATCACAGCCTTGGAAATCTGCAGGACTTTCTCACAGCTAACATACTGAGCTGGGAAGAACTTGTTGTTATGGCAGGCAGCATTGCTAAAGGATTGGCTCATCTTCATAGTGACACAACACCTAGTGGACTACCAAAG GTGCCAGTTGCTCATCGGGACCTGAAGAGCAGTAACATTGTGGTAAAGAGCAGGAAGGAGTGTGCGCTGTGTGACTTTGGTCTGGCTTTAAGACTGGACCTTTCCCTTACAGTCGATGACTATGCCAACAGTGGACAG GTGGGGACAGCTCGCTACATGGCTCCTGAGGTCCTTGAGTCCAGGGTGAACCTGGAGGATCTCGAGGCCTTTAAACAGATGGATGTTTATTCCATGGCTCTGGTCCTGTGGGAGATGGCCTCTCGCTGCCACTCCATTGGAG agGTGAAGAGCTACGAGCCTGCATTTGGCTCCAAGGTTTGCGAGCAGCCCTGTGTGGACAGCATGAGAGACCTGGTGCTGAGAGACCGAGGACGCCCGGACATCCCCCCAGCATGGATGCAGCACCAG GGGATGAACATCTTCTGTTCCACCATCACTGAATGCTGGGATCACGACCCTGAGGCCAGGCTGACGGCTCACTGCGTGGTGGAGCGCTTCAGCGCCCTGGAGCTGGCGGAAGATGATGAGAGGGTgggaggtgaggaggaggaggaagaggaggaaggaaggcAGGAGTAA
- the tgfbr2l gene encoding TGF-beta receptor type-2 isoform X2, which yields MTVHTMCHHPKLLLDSVDPELLLTFTSRECHMVPQPADDAMMVCGCRGEHECNDKLVFDKGANGFSRLQSKDVIPVVVVSLVPPILVAIAAIAAFYFYRIRRPDKPAPSACPDWPAKRTPELYQALDLPCGGLGAQGEGGGGGVTDAEGDESNTKVQPLNNDTVSGMTDWQGQPAELLPIKLDVLVGKGRFAEVWRGRLLQGEKGGVNSYETVAVKVFPALEYASWRNECSIFADPELQHDNVVQFLAAEERGLSGHTPRTYWLVLAYHSLGNLQDFLTANILSWEELVVMAGSIAKGLAHLHSDTTPSGLPKVPVAHRDLKSSNIVVKSRKECALCDFGLALRLDLSLTVDDYANSGQVGTARYMAPEVLESRVNLEDLEAFKQMDVYSMALVLWEMASRCHSIGEVKSYEPAFGSKVCEQPCVDSMRDLVLRDRGRPDIPPAWMQHQGMNIFCSTITECWDHDPEARLTAHCVVERFSALELAEDDERVGGEEEEEEEEGRQE from the exons ATGACGGTGCACACGATGTGTCACCACCCAAAGCTGCTACTGGATAGTGTTGAccctgagctgctgctgaccttcaCTTCCAGGGAGTGTCACATGGTCCCACAGCCTGCAGATGATGCCATGATGGTCTGTGGATGCCGGGGTGAACACGAATGTAACGACAAACTTGTCTTCGACAAGGGAGCCAATG GATTCTCACGGCTCCAAAGTAAGGATGTGATCCCCGTGGTGGTGGTTAGTTTGGTGCCTCCTATCCTGGTGGCTATAGCTGCCATTGCTGCCTTCTATTTCTACCGCATACGCCGTCCTGACAAACCAGCTCCATCTGCATGCCCCGACTGGCCCGCCAAACGCACCCCTGAGCTCTACCAGGCCTTGGACCTACCATGTGGTGGCCTGGGTGCTCAGGgagaaggtggaggaggaggtgtgacAGATGCCGAAGGGGATGAGTCTAACACCAAGGTGCAACCTCTTAACAATGACACTGTCAGTGGTATGACCGATTGGCAGGGCCAACCGGCTGAACTGCTGCCTATCAAACTAGATGTGCTGGTGGGGAAGGGGCGCTTTGCTGAAGTGTGGAGGGGACGCCTGCTACAGGGTGAGAAAGGTGGCGTTAACAGTTACGAAACCGTGGCAGTGAAGGTGTTTCCAGCCTTGGAGTACGCCTCATGGAGAAACGAGTGCTCCATCTTTGCTGACCCTGAGCTACAGCATGACAATGTGGTTCAGTTCTTAGCAGCTGAGGAAAGGGGCCTGTCAGGCCACACCCCCCGCACCTACTGGCTGGTTTTGGCCTATCACAGCCTTGGAAATCTGCAGGACTTTCTCACAGCTAACATACTGAGCTGGGAAGAACTTGTTGTTATGGCAGGCAGCATTGCTAAAGGATTGGCTCATCTTCATAGTGACACAACACCTAGTGGACTACCAAAG GTGCCAGTTGCTCATCGGGACCTGAAGAGCAGTAACATTGTGGTAAAGAGCAGGAAGGAGTGTGCGCTGTGTGACTTTGGTCTGGCTTTAAGACTGGACCTTTCCCTTACAGTCGATGACTATGCCAACAGTGGACAG GTGGGGACAGCTCGCTACATGGCTCCTGAGGTCCTTGAGTCCAGGGTGAACCTGGAGGATCTCGAGGCCTTTAAACAGATGGATGTTTATTCCATGGCTCTGGTCCTGTGGGAGATGGCCTCTCGCTGCCACTCCATTGGAG agGTGAAGAGCTACGAGCCTGCATTTGGCTCCAAGGTTTGCGAGCAGCCCTGTGTGGACAGCATGAGAGACCTGGTGCTGAGAGACCGAGGACGCCCGGACATCCCCCCAGCATGGATGCAGCACCAG GGGATGAACATCTTCTGTTCCACCATCACTGAATGCTGGGATCACGACCCTGAGGCCAGGCTGACGGCTCACTGCGTGGTGGAGCGCTTCAGCGCCCTGGAGCTGGCGGAAGATGATGAGAGGGTgggaggtgaggaggaggaggaagaggaggaaggaaggcAGGAGTAA